In Gimesia panareensis, the genomic window CAATAAGTTGAATTTCTGAGCAGGTATCTGAAAAAGTCAACTGCTTTTGTCAGGTTGACTTGCCGAATCTGGGCTTCCTCTTATAATTCCTCAAAACAACGCCATCCCCACCAGAAATCAACCGCTTCGATTTCTGGCAGAAATAAAGGTCTCATTATGAACGCCGAAGCACAACGCAAACTGATCTTCACTCCGGATGAGGCCAATCTCCGTTTACCACTCGTACGGGCGATCGTCAAAGACATCGTCGCACTGTATGAGAGCCTGCATGATCGCCAGGAACGGATCGCGGAAATCAAACATCTTCCCGGTTCCACCACGCGCGATGAAGATTCCGTCTACAGCGAAGAGCTGCTGCAGGCTGAGATCGACATTGAGAACGACAAAGAACAGCTCAAAGCCTACGAAGACGAACTCAGCGAGTTAGGTGTCGAACTGGAAGACCCCGCGCAGGGTGTAGTTAACTTCCCCGCCCTTCGTGAAGGGAAAGAGATCTACCTCTGCTGGAAACTGGGTGAAGAAGAGGTCGGTTACTGGCACTCCTTCGACGAAGGGTTCTCCGAACGTCGATCGCTCCTGGAAGAGTCAATTGACAACGACGACCGCAACGACATGCTGATGTAGGCTTTCCTCTCAGTCGGCCTTCGTTCTCTGAACCCAGGATTTGTAAGCCGCTTCCATCTGCGCTGCCACTTTTGGCTTCTGGTCTGCCAGATCCGTGGTCTCCCCCAGATCCTGATCCAGGTCAAACAGCATAAACGGCTGTTTGGGATTCGTCTGGATCAGTTTATAGTTTGCTTGGCGAATCGCGCCGTACTTCCGGTATTGAAAAAAGAACGTCCGCGGTTCTGCAGTTTCAGGATGTTCCAGTACCGGCAGCATATTCTTCCCGTCCAGTGTCCGGTCACTCGGAAGTTTGCCTCCGGAAACGGCAATCAGCGTCGGCAGTATATCCAGACTGATCAGCGGGCTGCTGTTGACCGAGCCCGCTTTGATGTGACCGGGATAACGCACGATCGCCGGCACCCGGATGCCCCCTTCCCACAACGTGACACCGCCATCACGGAGCGGTTTATTGGAAGCGACTTCCAGTCCACGGTCTTTGAGCATGAACGCCCCATTGTCCGAATACCAGATCACCAGCGTTTTGTCACGCAGTCCGCAGGCATCCAGTTGATCCAGCACCCGGCCGATCGCCGTATCCAATGCGGTCACAACCGCGCGATAC contains:
- a CDS encoding DUF2203 domain-containing protein; translated protein: MNAEAQRKLIFTPDEANLRLPLVRAIVKDIVALYESLHDRQERIAEIKHLPGSTTRDEDSVYSEELLQAEIDIENDKEQLKAYEDELSELGVELEDPAQGVVNFPALREGKEIYLCWKLGEEEVGYWHSFDEGFSERRSLLEESIDNDDRNDMLM